The proteins below are encoded in one region of uncultured Eubacteriales bacterium:
- a CDS encoding conserved hypothetical protein (Evidence 4 : Homologs of previously reported genes of unknown function) translates to MTALVVGGAASGKSAFAEGLVTKWRGKPLSYIATLMPYDGEDDRRIARHRDLRAGKGFTTLERYTGLAGLAVPARGAALLECLGNLAANEIFAPQGAGENALDAVVGGVFSLAEQYEDLVVVTNDVFADGCVYPKETRRYLEVLAAANAALARRFDRVYEVVCGIPVTIKGEEL, encoded by the coding sequence ATGACGGCCCTGGTCGTCGGCGGAGCCGCCTCCGGGAAGAGCGCCTTTGCGGAGGGCCTGGTCACAAAATGGAGAGGGAAACCGCTCAGCTACATTGCCACCCTCATGCCCTACGACGGGGAGGATGACCGCAGGATCGCCCGTCACCGGGACCTGCGCGCGGGTAAGGGGTTCACTACCCTGGAGCGGTATACCGGCCTCGCCGGTCTGGCGGTCCCGGCACGGGGCGCGGCTCTGCTGGAGTGCTTGGGTAACCTGGCTGCCAACGAGATTTTCGCGCCTCAGGGCGCGGGGGAAAACGCCCTGGACGCCGTCGTGGGTGGGGTCTTCTCTCTAGCAGAGCAGTATGAAGACTTGGTGGTCGTCACCAACGATGTGTTTGCCGACGGCTGCGTCTATCCCAAGGAGACGAGGCGTTACCTGGAGGTCCTGGCTGCCGCCAATGCCGCCCTGGCCCGGCGGTTCGACCGGGTCTACGAGGTAGTTTGCGGTATCCCTGTGACGATAAAGGGGGAGGAGCTATGA
- the cobT gene encoding nicotinate-nucleotide dimethylbenzimidazole-P phophoribosyl transferase (Evidence 2a : Function of homologous gene experimentally demonstrated in an other organism; Product type e : enzyme), with protein MRKMDFSALNAGIPGIDLDALGRSEERWNGIAKPLGSLGLLEKTISKIAALIGSADVALDKRAVLVLCADNGVVREGISQSDSAVTMAVAENLTRRKTSVCRMAAAAGADVIPVDMGMATRPSFSGLVDLRLGDGTGNITVGPAMSRETAVRALESGISLVRRCAEEGYQILCTGEMGIGNTTTSSAVAAVLTGTAVTTVTGRGSGLTDGGLARKIAVIERAISVNDPDPDDPLDVLAKLGGFDIAGMTGIFLGGAMYRLPVVIDGFISSVSALIAARLCPRAACAMLASHQSGEPAGALVLDALGLKSLIRAEMRLGEGTGAVALLPLLDLALAVYHGSSAFEDIGVEAYQPLGGGGA; from the coding sequence ATGAGGAAAATGGACTTTTCAGCTCTGAACGCTGGCATTCCCGGCATCGATTTGGACGCCCTCGGGCGGTCTGAGGAGCGGTGGAACGGCATCGCCAAGCCCCTGGGCAGCCTGGGATTATTAGAGAAGACGATCTCAAAGATTGCAGCCCTCATCGGCAGCGCTGACGTAGCGCTCGACAAGCGTGCCGTGCTGGTTTTGTGCGCGGATAACGGCGTGGTGCGGGAGGGGATATCCCAGAGTGACAGCGCGGTTACTATGGCGGTAGCCGAGAACTTGACCCGGCGGAAAACATCGGTCTGCCGCATGGCCGCCGCCGCCGGGGCGGACGTGATCCCCGTGGATATGGGCATGGCCACCCGCCCCAGCTTTTCCGGCCTTGTGGACCTGCGCTTGGGGGACGGCACCGGCAACATCACGGTCGGCCCTGCCATGAGCCGGGAAACGGCGGTGCGGGCGCTGGAATCCGGTATCTCCCTGGTCCGCCGTTGTGCGGAGGAGGGCTATCAGATTCTCTGCACCGGGGAGATGGGTATCGGCAACACCACCACCTCCAGCGCCGTGGCAGCCGTGCTGACGGGGACGGCTGTCACCACGGTCACAGGTCGGGGTTCCGGCCTCACCGACGGGGGGCTTGCGCGGAAAATCGCGGTCATCGAGCGCGCCATCTCCGTCAACGATCCTGACCCTGACGACCCTCTGGATGTGCTGGCGAAGCTGGGTGGTTTTGACATCGCGGGGATGACGGGTATCTTCCTGGGCGGAGCGATGTATCGCCTTCCCGTGGTCATCGACGGGTTCATCAGCTCGGTCTCCGCCCTCATCGCGGCCCGGCTATGCCCCCGTGCGGCCTGTGCCATGCTGGCAAGCCATCAGTCGGGAGAGCCTGCCGGGGCTTTGGTGCTGGACGCGCTGGGGCTCAAGTCCCTGATTCGCGCGGAAATGCGCCTGGGCGAGGGGACGGGGGCCGTCGCCCTCCTGCCCCTCCTCGATTTGGCGCTGGCGGTCTACCACGGCTCCTCCGCCTTTGAGGACATTGGTGTTGAGGCTTACCAGCCGCTGGGGGGAGGCGGAGCATGA
- a CDS encoding conserved hypothetical protein (Evidence 4 : Homologs of previously reported genes of unknown function) translates to MSGFRYTIKELEAEAEMDEYRRSCVDVPKFLAFCEACHNYGGAWSCPPFDFNPMERWRRYGRMRLYARMLIPTEPGQAAEAALQALQEEKDAHLERLLEWEAATPSSLALAAGSCTLCTPCARKEGHPCQKPEQMRYSIEALGGDVGLTASRYLGKPLLWIRDGVVPEYLMLVGALLLPDGEG, encoded by the coding sequence ATGAGCGGATTTCGCTATACCATAAAAGAGCTTGAGGCCGAGGCGGAGATGGACGAGTACCGGCGGTCCTGCGTGGATGTGCCCAAATTCTTGGCCTTCTGCGAGGCCTGCCACAACTATGGCGGGGCCTGGTCCTGCCCGCCTTTTGACTTCAACCCTATGGAGCGCTGGCGGCGCTATGGGCGCATGCGGTTATACGCGCGGATGCTCATACCCACAGAGCCGGGGCAGGCGGCGGAAGCTGCCCTCCAGGCCCTCCAGGAGGAGAAGGACGCGCACTTAGAACGCCTTCTGGAGTGGGAGGCCGCAACACCCAGCAGCCTGGCTCTGGCTGCGGGAAGTTGCACCCTGTGTACCCCCTGCGCCCGGAAGGAGGGTCACCCCTGCCAAAAGCCGGAGCAAATGCGCTACTCTATCGAGGCGCTGGGGGGCGATGTGGGCCTCACCGCCAGCCGATATCTGGGTAAGCCCCTCCTATGGATCCGGGACGGAGTGGTGCCTGAATATCTGATGCTGGTAGGAGCCCTGCTACTGCCGGATGGAGAGGGATGA
- a CDS encoding AP endonuclease, family 2, with the protein MIETISFPVYNESMAEYGGPEDLQNACRALGCGGIEALWGGDTAMDTLPGNYAPGYHLTFYPDWVDFWRGDEVALLRKFGSRTAYESFYGGPGREALVAQYRADLARAARLGVRYVVFHVSDVSIEEGYTYRWEHSDKEVLDASIELVNLLFDGADYPFALLVENQWWPGFTFTDPAKTNYLLDGIHHFNKGILLDTGHLMNANPALLTEADGIAYIHKMLDEHGDLVRHIRGMHLHQSLSGPYVKANTGRLPGSMGGDYVARFGESYGHILKIDQHRPWTDPAIAGIIKRIAPEVLTHELSCKNRAERERAVAAQRETLKRGGLYQ; encoded by the coding sequence ATGATCGAGACCATCAGCTTTCCCGTCTATAATGAGAGCATGGCAGAGTACGGCGGGCCGGAAGACCTGCAAAATGCCTGCCGTGCGTTGGGCTGCGGAGGGATCGAGGCCCTCTGGGGAGGCGACACCGCCATGGACACCTTGCCCGGCAACTACGCCCCTGGGTACCACCTGACCTTTTACCCTGATTGGGTGGACTTCTGGAGGGGGGACGAAGTAGCACTCCTGCGGAAGTTTGGAAGCCGCACGGCCTATGAATCCTTTTACGGAGGCCCCGGCCGGGAGGCCCTCGTGGCCCAATACCGGGCGGATTTAGCCCGGGCGGCCCGCCTGGGGGTTAGGTACGTGGTGTTCCATGTGTCCGACGTGTCCATTGAGGAGGGGTACACCTACAGGTGGGAGCACAGCGATAAAGAGGTGCTGGATGCCTCTATTGAGCTCGTCAACCTCCTTTTTGATGGGGCGGACTACCCCTTTGCCCTCCTGGTGGAAAATCAGTGGTGGCCTGGCTTTACCTTCACCGACCCGGCGAAAACCAACTATTTGCTGGACGGCATCCACCACTTTAACAAGGGCATCCTGCTGGACACCGGCCACCTGATGAACGCAAACCCCGCCCTCCTGACCGAGGCGGACGGAATAGCCTATATCCATAAAATGCTGGACGAGCATGGGGACCTGGTGCGCCACATCCGGGGGATGCACCTCCACCAGTCCCTCTCGGGCCCCTACGTCAAGGCCAACACCGGCCGCTTGCCAGGGAGTATGGGCGGGGATTACGTTGCGCGTTTTGGCGAGAGCTACGGGCATATTTTAAAGATCGATCAGCACCGACCTTGGACCGACCCAGCCATTGCCGGGATCATAAAGCGAATTGCCCCGGAAGTTCTCACCCATGAGCTTTCCTGCAAGAACCGCGCTGAGCGGGAGCGGGCCGTGGCAGCCCAGCGGGAGACGCTGAAAAGAGGAGGGCTGTACCAATGA
- a CDS encoding conserved membrane hypothetical protein (Evidence 4 : Homologs of previously reported genes of unknown function): METIAIRDLTFFYPEQAAPALKHVSLAVNKGEFVTLCGKSGCGKTTLLRQLKSVLAPHGAKTGEILFEGAPLDALDQREQSARIGFVLQSPDNQIVTDKVWHELAFGLESLGCDTPTIRLRVAEMASFFGIEAWFYKNVSELSGGQKQLLNLAAVMAMQPSVLILDEPTSQLDPIAAADFLATVGKINRELGTTVLLTEHRLEEAFPLSDRVVVLDEGVVIADGSPRSVGAALRDKGHDMFLAMPTPMRIYAAVRSDSLCPITVRDGRDWLVRRAADFPLSPVHEQPDTTPATPPAVELDEVWFRYEKDGPDVIKGLRLSVPTGAFFAVVGGNGSGKTTALSLLSGINVPYRGSVRLEGRKLCDISESEKFGGLLGVLPQNPQALFVKKTVELDLYEMLADKSHPQAERDAKVSAVAELCELGPLLGQHPYDLSGGEQQRAALAKILLLEPRILLLDEPTKGLDGHFKEKLAHILKRLQAAGCTILMVSHDVEFCARHADRCAMFFDGSVVTQGPPRAFFSGNSFYTTAANRMARALLPDAVTAEDVILACGGTVPHVDVTPAPLYRAKTEEAEKRREEPAATPGRRALGIGLLLLALVLAWRIIKGVPFLSGLLTPLIGALGSQWAQALSVLAAVASALGGAWFLSPPAATQGELLQVERTRRRLPARTIAAAGMILLLIPFTLWFGSVYLDNRKYFFVSMLIVLETMVPFFLIFEKRRPQARELVVIAALCAIAVAGRTAFFFLPQFKPVAAVVIISAVAFGGESGFLVGAVSMLVSNIYFGQGPWTPFQMFSMGVIGFLAGVLFRKGLLRRSRAALCIYGGLSVFFLYGIIMNTYSVFQYQSHVTFGMIVTSCMMGVPMDLIHALSTVFFLWVAGPALLEKLDRVKLKYGLVE; encoded by the coding sequence GTGGAAACAATTGCGATCCGGGATCTGACCTTTTTCTACCCCGAGCAGGCCGCTCCGGCATTGAAACATGTGAGCCTCGCGGTGAATAAGGGGGAGTTCGTAACCCTCTGCGGCAAGTCCGGCTGCGGGAAGACCACTCTCCTGCGCCAGCTCAAGTCGGTTCTCGCCCCCCATGGGGCAAAAACAGGGGAGATCCTCTTCGAGGGCGCGCCCCTCGATGCGCTGGACCAGCGGGAGCAGTCGGCACGCATCGGTTTTGTCCTCCAGTCTCCCGACAATCAGATCGTTACCGACAAGGTGTGGCATGAGCTGGCCTTCGGACTGGAGAGTCTGGGGTGCGATACTCCCACCATTCGCCTTCGGGTGGCAGAGATGGCGTCCTTCTTCGGTATCGAGGCCTGGTTTTATAAGAATGTCTCCGAGCTCTCCGGCGGGCAGAAACAGCTCTTGAACTTGGCGGCCGTCATGGCCATGCAGCCCTCGGTCCTTATTCTAGACGAGCCCACCAGCCAGCTGGATCCCATCGCGGCAGCAGACTTCCTCGCCACTGTGGGGAAGATCAACCGTGAGCTGGGCACCACCGTCCTCCTCACCGAGCACCGGCTTGAGGAGGCCTTCCCCCTCTCTGACCGGGTGGTGGTGCTGGATGAGGGAGTGGTCATTGCCGATGGCAGCCCCCGCTCCGTGGGTGCCGCGCTGAGGGACAAAGGGCACGACATGTTCCTCGCCATGCCCACACCTATGCGGATTTACGCCGCCGTCCGCAGTGATAGCCTCTGTCCTATCACTGTCCGGGACGGGCGGGACTGGCTGGTCCGCCGCGCGGCAGACTTCCCCTTGTCGCCGGTGCATGAACAGCCTGACACCACCCCCGCCACGCCCCCCGCCGTGGAGCTGGACGAGGTCTGGTTCCGCTATGAGAAGGACGGGCCGGACGTGATAAAGGGCCTACGCTTGTCCGTCCCCACAGGGGCTTTCTTCGCCGTGGTTGGGGGCAACGGCTCGGGAAAGACCACAGCCCTCTCCCTCCTTTCCGGGATCAATGTTCCCTACCGGGGCTCGGTACGGTTGGAGGGGCGCAAACTGTGCGATATTTCTGAAAGCGAGAAATTTGGCGGCCTGTTGGGAGTGCTGCCCCAAAACCCCCAGGCCCTCTTCGTGAAGAAGACGGTGGAGCTGGACCTATATGAGATGCTGGCTGATAAATCCCATCCCCAGGCTGAGAGGGACGCGAAGGTGTCCGCCGTGGCAGAGCTGTGTGAGCTTGGCCCCCTCCTGGGCCAGCACCCCTATGACCTCTCGGGGGGCGAGCAGCAGCGCGCGGCCCTCGCCAAGATTCTCCTGCTGGAGCCCCGCATCCTCCTGCTGGACGAGCCCACCAAAGGATTAGACGGCCACTTCAAGGAGAAACTGGCGCACATCCTAAAGCGCCTCCAGGCCGCGGGGTGCACGATCCTCATGGTGAGCCACGACGTGGAGTTTTGTGCCAGGCACGCTGACCGCTGCGCCATGTTCTTCGACGGCTCGGTGGTCACCCAGGGCCCGCCCCGGGCCTTCTTCTCAGGCAACAGCTTTTACACCACCGCAGCCAACCGTATGGCCCGCGCCCTGCTGCCCGATGCGGTGACGGCGGAGGACGTAATTCTCGCCTGCGGTGGGACGGTCCCCCACGTTGACGTGACCCCTGCCCCCCTTTACCGCGCCAAGACCGAGGAGGCGGAAAAGCGGCGGGAGGAGCCCGCCGCCACCCCGGGGCGCAGGGCCCTGGGGATTGGCCTTCTCCTCTTGGCGTTGGTGCTTGCCTGGCGGATTATCAAGGGAGTTCCGTTCCTTTCCGGCCTGCTTACTCCGTTGATTGGTGCGCTGGGCAGCCAGTGGGCCCAGGCGCTGAGCGTCCTGGCGGCGGTAGCCTCCGCTCTGGGTGGGGCCTGGTTTCTCTCCCCTCCCGCGGCCACCCAGGGGGAGTTGCTTCAGGTAGAGCGGACCCGCCGCAGGCTACCGGCGCGCACCATCGCCGCCGCGGGGATGATCCTCCTGCTCATCCCCTTCACGCTGTGGTTCGGCTCCGTGTACCTGGACAACCGGAAGTATTTCTTCGTCTCCATGCTCATCGTGCTGGAGACCATGGTGCCCTTCTTCCTTATCTTTGAAAAGCGCAGGCCACAGGCCAGGGAGCTGGTGGTCATCGCCGCCCTCTGCGCTATCGCCGTGGCAGGGCGGACAGCCTTCTTCTTCCTGCCCCAGTTCAAGCCGGTGGCCGCCGTCGTTATTATCTCTGCCGTGGCTTTCGGCGGGGAGTCGGGATTCCTGGTGGGAGCGGTGTCCATGCTGGTCTCTAATATCTACTTCGGGCAGGGGCCGTGGACGCCATTTCAGATGTTCTCTATGGGCGTCATCGGTTTTTTGGCGGGGGTCCTCTTTCGCAAGGGGCTTCTCCGCCGCAGCCGGGCTGCCCTGTGTATTTATGGAGGGCTGTCGGTCTTTTTCCTCTACGGTATCATCATGAACACTTACTCCGTCTTCCAGTACCAGTCCCACGTCACCTTTGGAATGATCGTCACATCCTGCATGATGGGGGTGCCCATGGACCTCATCCACGCCCTGTCCACCGTCTTCTTTCTCTGGGTGGCCGGCCCCGCACTGCTGGAGAAGCTGGACCGCGTCAAGCTCAAATACGGCCTGGTGGAGTGA
- a CDS encoding conserved membrane hypothetical protein (Evidence 4 : Homologs of previously reported genes of unknown function) → MKDTFSTYHPAVSFTYFALVLVFSMWFMHPMALAISVAGSFAWSVYLGGRKALRFNLLAMLPMMLLTALINPAFNHEGSTILAYLPSGNPLTQESILYGVAASAMFVAALCWFSCYNKVMTSDKFVYLFGRIIPALSLVISMVLRFVPKFIEQLKVVSAAQRCIGRDVSNGAALRRARHGIRILSIMLTWSLENAIDTADSMKSRGYGLKGRSAFSIYRFDDRDRAALVWICALGAFILAMWLAGGFSCRYFPTVQMAPWDAWSVSGGLAYLLLCTTPLIIDCWEDRKWKQLRSGI, encoded by the coding sequence TTGAAAGATACCTTTTCCACCTATCATCCGGCGGTGAGCTTTACCTATTTCGCGTTGGTGCTGGTCTTCTCCATGTGGTTTATGCACCCGATGGCTCTGGCAATTTCCGTGGCCGGATCCTTCGCCTGGTCGGTCTATCTGGGCGGGCGTAAGGCCCTGCGCTTTAATCTCCTCGCCATGCTGCCCATGATGCTTCTCACCGCCCTTATCAACCCCGCCTTCAACCACGAGGGCAGCACGATCCTTGCCTACCTCCCCAGCGGGAACCCCCTCACCCAGGAATCCATCCTCTATGGCGTTGCGGCCTCCGCTATGTTCGTCGCGGCCCTGTGCTGGTTCTCCTGCTACAATAAGGTGATGACCTCGGACAAATTCGTCTACCTATTCGGGCGTATCATCCCCGCCCTCTCGCTGGTCATATCCATGGTGCTGCGGTTCGTTCCCAAGTTCATTGAGCAGCTCAAAGTAGTTTCTGCCGCCCAGCGGTGCATCGGGCGTGACGTGTCAAACGGTGCTGCCCTACGGCGCGCGCGGCACGGGATACGCATTCTGTCCATCATGCTCACCTGGTCGCTGGAGAACGCCATTGACACAGCGGACTCCATGAAGAGCCGGGGCTACGGGCTGAAGGGCCGCAGCGCCTTCTCCATCTACCGATTTGACGACCGAGACCGCGCCGCTCTCGTCTGGATTTGTGCGCTGGGCGCCTTCATACTGGCCATGTGGCTGGCAGGGGGGTTCTCCTGCCGGTACTTTCCCACCGTCCAAATGGCCCCTTGGGACGCGTGGTCAGTCTCGGGCGGGCTAGCCTACCTGCTCCTGTGTACCACGCCATTGATCATAGATTGCTGGGAGGATAGAAAGTGGAAACAATTGCGATCCGGGATCTGA
- a CDS encoding conserved hypothetical protein (Evidence 4 : Homologs of previously reported genes of unknown function): MGFNISRKTPQLNSRFVPPRGVWLVGLKEENQVRILDGAAAVCARNQRSLAKASHWGNLRRQSLIGRKFPCQGVSQKTYKTGKLPFIGHN, encoded by the coding sequence ATGGGGTTTAATATAAGTAGGAAAACCCCACAACTAAATAGCCGTTTTGTGCCCCCGCGCGGCGTATGGCTCGTGGGGCTGAAAGAAGAGAACCAGGTGAGAATCCTGGACGGTGCCGCCGCTGTATGCGCCCGGAATCAACGCTCGTTGGCGAAAGCCAGTCATTGGGGAAACCTGAGAAGGCAGAGCTTGATCGGCAGGAAGTTTCCCTGCCAGGGCGTGAGTCAGAAGACCTACAAAACGGGGAAACTGCCCTTCATCGGGCATAATTGA
- a CDS encoding conserved hypothetical protein (Evidence 4 : Homologs of previously reported genes of unknown function): MINGICLGNIMVDCDDEQILCEFYHKLLGWEKRKMFGRPALCNENGFVFLFIEEEGYMPPVWPEEKEKQQKQMHFDFQVSDVMSAVEYAQSIGAIKAASQFGGDDFVTMIDPAGHPFCLCSKDN; the protein is encoded by the coding sequence ATGATTAACGGGATATGCTTGGGTAATATTATGGTTGACTGTGATGACGAACAAATACTGTGCGAATTCTATCACAAATTGCTTGGCTGGGAAAAACGCAAAATGTTTGGCCGTCCCGCACTATGCAATGAGAATGGATTTGTCTTTCTGTTTATTGAAGAAGAAGGTTACATGCCACCTGTATGGCCGGAAGAAAAAGAAAAGCAGCAAAAGCAAATGCACTTTGACTTTCAGGTTTCCGATGTAATGTCGGCAGTTGAATATGCCCAGTCTATCGGCGCTATCAAAGCAGCATCACAATTTGGGGGGGATGATTTCGTCACCATGATAGATCCCGCCGGACATCCATTCTGTCTCTGTTCCAAAGATAATTGA
- a CDS encoding hypothetical protein (Evidence 5 : No homology to any previously reported sequences) translates to MPFSFSETVSENGMRYKPVYIQNELKAKLLIHGPVRKGISFTKKKVCLFSYGKTCYY, encoded by the coding sequence TTGCCATTTAGCTTTAGCGAAACAGTTTCAGAAAATGGCATGCGATATAAGCCGGTGTATATACAAAATGAGCTTAAAGCGAAACTATTGATTCACGGACCCGTCAGAAAAGGCATATCTTTCACTAAAAAGAAGGTATGCCTTTTTTCGTACGGGAAAACGTGCTACTATTAA
- the ascB gene encoding cryptic 6-phospho-beta-glucosidase (Evidence 2a : Function of homologous gene experimentally demonstrated in an other organism; PubMedId : 1630307; Product type e : enzyme), with protein sequence MKRRISMLKKDFLWGGAIAANQCEGAYEADGRGLANVDVLPYGEDRYAVASGKMELLCPDARHFYPTHQAIDFYRSYPQDIELLSEMGLKCLRLSIAWSRIFPTGEEDTPNEEGLRYYESVFRECKKHGMEPVVTIDHFDCPIHLIRKYGGWRSRQMIPLFAKYAKCLFLRFHGMVKYWLTFNEINMILHLPFLGAGLVFREGDQETQVKYQAAHHELVASALVTKIAHEIGADMKIGCMLASGSVYPYSCRPEDVLCAQQKSQEAYFFTDVQARGYYPAYALKRLEREGVQLQTAPEDAAILRENPVDFVSFSYYQSNCVKADMPDMKTLSNVNGTAKNPYLECSQWGWGIDPVGLRITLNELYDRYQKPLLIVENGFGAKDEISPDGKIHDQYRIDYLKAHIKAALDAVDLDGVNLFGYITWGPIDLVSATTGEMSKRYGYIYVDRDDFGHGTQRRMKKDSFYWYKEVIASNGLSVQQ encoded by the coding sequence ATGAAACGGAGAATATCAATGCTTAAAAAGGACTTTCTATGGGGTGGCGCAATTGCAGCCAACCAGTGTGAAGGCGCTTATGAAGCAGATGGAAGGGGCCTGGCCAATGTAGATGTCCTTCCTTATGGTGAAGATCGGTACGCGGTTGCCTCCGGAAAGATGGAGTTGCTTTGTCCGGATGCGCGGCATTTTTATCCAACGCATCAGGCAATCGACTTCTATCGCAGCTATCCTCAGGATATCGAGCTTCTATCTGAAATGGGCTTAAAATGCCTCCGCCTTAGCATTGCTTGGAGCCGCATTTTTCCCACCGGTGAAGAGGATACCCCAAACGAAGAAGGGCTCCGTTACTACGAAAGCGTATTTCGTGAATGCAAAAAACACGGTATGGAACCGGTGGTCACCATTGACCATTTCGACTGCCCGATCCATCTCATCCGCAAGTACGGAGGCTGGCGCAGCCGCCAAATGATCCCCCTGTTTGCCAAATATGCCAAGTGCCTGTTTCTGCGGTTTCATGGGATGGTCAAGTACTGGCTCACATTCAATGAGATCAACATGATCCTTCACCTTCCGTTTTTAGGTGCGGGTCTGGTGTTTCGCGAAGGCGATCAGGAAACACAGGTAAAGTACCAGGCCGCACACCACGAATTGGTGGCAAGCGCCCTGGTCACCAAAATCGCGCATGAAATAGGCGCTGATATGAAAATTGGCTGTATGCTGGCGTCCGGTAGCGTATATCCCTACAGCTGCCGCCCGGAAGATGTGCTTTGTGCCCAGCAGAAATCGCAGGAGGCTTATTTCTTTACGGATGTTCAGGCCAGAGGTTATTATCCGGCATATGCATTAAAACGCCTGGAGCGCGAAGGTGTTCAATTACAAACGGCCCCTGAAGATGCAGCGATCCTGCGGGAAAACCCTGTAGACTTTGTCTCCTTCTCCTATTATCAAAGCAATTGCGTCAAAGCGGATATGCCCGACATGAAAACCTTGAGCAATGTGAACGGTACTGCCAAAAATCCTTATTTGGAATGCAGCCAGTGGGGCTGGGGCATTGATCCCGTAGGTTTAAGAATTACACTTAATGAACTGTATGACCGTTACCAAAAGCCGCTGCTGATTGTTGAAAACGGCTTTGGAGCCAAGGATGAGATTTCGCCGGATGGGAAGATTCACGACCAGTACCGCATCGATTATCTGAAAGCGCATATCAAAGCAGCACTGGATGCAGTTGATTTGGATGGGGTAAATCTATTTGGATATATTACCTGGGGCCCCATTGACCTGGTCAGTGCAACTACCGGCGAAATGAGCAAGCGCTATGGTTACATTTACGTGGACCGGGATGATTTTGGCCACGGTACACAGAGACGAATGAAAAAGGACAGCTTTTATTGGTACAAAGAGGTAATTGCATCCAATGGTTTAAGCGTGCAGCAGTAA